From Chloroflexota bacterium, one genomic window encodes:
- a CDS encoding NAD+ synthase — protein sequence MRRVTLADQICRWIQQTVKEANSSGVVVGLSGGIDSSVVGVLARRAMGDHVLGLIMPCRSQPTDEEYAKLVASRFGIPTVRVDLAPLLDSFLELVPPGNEMAQANLKPRLRMLTLYYFANSRGYLVAGTGNKSELMVGYFTKYGDGGVDILPLGGLLKTQVRQLARDLGIPQEIIARPPSAGLWAGQTDEGELGITYEDLDKAIEAIERGGASGCDPAVIAVVQGMYERSRHKRSLPLIFQPSF from the coding sequence ATGAGAAGGGTGACTCTGGCCGATCAGATATGTCGATGGATACAGCAAACTGTTAAAGAGGCGAATAGCAGTGGTGTAGTCGTTGGACTAAGTGGTGGTATAGATTCTTCGGTGGTAGGGGTTTTAGCCAGGCGGGCCATGGGCGACCATGTGCTGGGGCTAATTATGCCCTGCCGTAGTCAGCCAACCGATGAGGAATATGCCAAACTGGTCGCCTCTAGGTTCGGTATCCCCACAGTGCGGGTGGACCTGGCTCCGCTCCTTGACTCTTTCTTGGAGTTGGTACCTCCAGGGAACGAGATGGCTCAGGCCAATCTGAAACCTAGGCTGCGCATGTTGACCCTTTACTATTTCGCCAACAGCCGAGGTTATCTGGTAGCTGGTACAGGAAACAAGAGTGAGCTTATGGTGGGCTATTTCACCAAGTATGGTGATGGTGGGGTGGATATTCTGCCTCTTGGGGGGCTGTTGAAGACACAGGTACGACAGCTGGCCAGAGATTTGGGCATACCTCAGGAAATCATCGCTAGACCACCTAGCGCCGGTCTATGGGCTGGACAGACAGATGAGGGTGAGCTGGGGATAACCTATGAGGACCTTGATAAGGCCATCGAGGCCATCGAGCGGGGCGGCGCCTCTGGCTGCGACCCGGCGGTTATCGCCGTGGTGCAGGGCATGTATGAGCGCTCGAGGCACAAGCGCTCCCTGCCTTTGATCTTCCAACCCTCTTTCTGA